From the genome of Acetomicrobium sp. S15 = DSM 107314:
GACGATGGAGTTGAAACGCTTCCTTGCCCAAAATGACCCAAGGGCGTTCATGGTCATTTCAGACGCTGCAGAGGTGGTGGGCGAAGGCTTCAAGCGTTGGAGCGCCCTTTAGCCATAATGCTATATTTTCAGGGCCATAGCAACCTCGCCCATGCTGACTCTTCCATTGCAACTACAGTTTGGCTCGGGACTCCACAGCACGATCTTGGCCAGCCGCGTGAGCCCGAGCCAAAACCGAAGGGCCAACCACTTTAGGGAATGATGCACTCCTCTTTTATGACCAAATATAATAATTCATAAAATAACTACTTATTGCAATTAGTGAAGCAATCGAAAAACCCAACACGAAAGGGGTCCACCCCAATTTTTTAAGGTCCGCAATTTTTACGCTCAAGCCAATGCCGGAAAGCGCAAGCACTATTAAGAATTTAGCGGCCGCAACCAGGTACGAACTCGCCGCAGGGGTCAACAACCCAATGCTGTTTATTAGACTTACGAGCAGAAACCCGAGGATGAAGGTAGGAAAGACATCTACAACCCTGACTTTCTCGCCCGCCGTCTTCCTGTTGCGCCGATAAAAATACCCTACTGAAAAGATTACCGGCACCATCATGACATTGCGAGTAAGCTTAATGATCGTCGCTATCCTGCCGCTTTCTTCGCTGTAGGCGAACCCGGCAGCTACTACCTGAGAGGTGTCGTATACGCCTGTGCCAACCCAAGCCCCAAAGTGAAGGTCAGCCATGTGAAGCGCAAACCCAACCAAAGGAAACACAAATACGGCAAGAACTCCAAAAAGGGTTACTATGCCTACTGCCATGACTATTTCTTCCTCTTCGGCATCAATGAGTGGGGCTGTGGTAACAATGGCAGTGTTGCCGCAAATGGATAAACCTACTGCAATCAAGAGTTTTTTCCTTAAAGAAACTTTAAAAACATCGCCAAGAAGAAATGTTAAAATGAAGGCCAACACAATAACAGAAATAACCACAATCAGGCCCTTGCCTCCGATTTTTAATAATTCTGCAAAGCTAACTTCAGCTCCAAGCAGGATGATCGCGATCTTTAAGAATTTATTAAGCCCTAATTTAACACCAGGTCCAAAAATTTTACTATTCAAATTGAACATATTATTGATAATTATACCAAGTAGCACAGCAATAAAAACCCTGCCGATATAGTTAGGCAGCATTTCTGCTAAAAACGTAGAAACAACTGATATAACTAATAAAAGCGCAACGCCAGGGATATAACTCTTTAATGTCATGTAGACCACCTCAATTATAATGATATTCTTAGATCAAACTCAACATAGCTACTTTTATCTTATTAGAACAGCCATAAATAATCAATATAGTGCAAAGTCTTTATTAACTCTCTTCCAAAAAAACTAATGAAAAATTTGGCATTAACATTATATGATCTTCAAGAGATATGCCAAGTGTGCTTTCAATAGAAAATGCGAATTCTTAAGTCAAATTTTGGGTTAGCGATATATCAAAATGCCGACCATCGCTGCAAGCGCAATTGACAATATCGGGTCTAACTTGAAACGCTTTATGAGTAGAAACGTGACAACAGCTATCAGGACTCCAGCCACATCGGTGATCGAGGACGGAACGATCATTACTGTAGCTGCTAAAATAAGAGACACGACGACGGGACGAATGCCATTAAACATAGCCTTAACTAAAGCGAGGTCACGATATTTCAAAAACAACCTCGTTAAGATCAATATAACTATTACAGGAGGGAGCACGACACCTGTCGTAGCGATAAGCGACCCAACCAAACCCGCGACCTTGTACCCTACAAATGTAGCGGCGTTAATGGCAACCGGGCCAGGAGTAACCTGAGAAATTGCGACGATGTCTATAAACTGATCCATCGTAAGCCAATTATGTAACGACACAATCTCCCTCTGAATGAGCGGGAGTATCGCGTAGCCACCGCCAAAACCGAATAAGCCAACTTTGAAAAAGCTAAATAGAAGTTGCAAAAGTTGCACTTAGTGCGCCAAATTACGGCTTCCCTCACACTCTTAGCTTGTATGATACCTTCTTAATTTTCAGCTTTATTTCTTTCTTCTTTCTCTTCCTTAGCTGGCCTGATAAAGAATCCCGCTATCCCTGCAAGGAGTATGACTACTATTGGGTGAATATGGGCAATTGTCAAGCCTGTAAATGCGGCGGCTGCCAAAATAACGGCAACTTTGTCAGATATCGCCGTTTTTCCTGCTTCAAACGCCGCCTCTGCCATAAGCGCTACAATGGCTGGACGCATTCCAGACATAGCAGCCCTGACTATTGGGTTATTTTGAACCCCGAGGAAAATTGACGCTATGATTATTATAGACACAAAAGAAGGCAATGCTGCGGCTATCACGGACGATGCAGCGCCACTGAAGTCCGCCAACTTGTAACCTGTTATGGCTGCCATATTGATAGCCATCGGTCCAGGCGCGCTTTGAGCTATGGCTATAGCGTCTATAAATTCGCCCTCCTCCATCCACTGCCACTTCTCTACGATAGCCCTCCGAATGAGAGGAATCATAGCATACCCTCCGCCAAAGGTGAAAGCACCAATAGGGAGGAATATTTTAAAGAGTTTTAAAGGGGTTACTTGCAGTGCGTCAGCTTGCAACTTAGAAGTTGGCATTATAATGATCCTCCGCCTGATTCAAAACTCACATCGGCAACAGCAACTTTATGACTCTACTTTCTGGCATGTTCGTAACGACTTAATAATACAATCATACCGGATTTAAAGGAAGACCACTCTTGAGGACGGAGATGACATTTTGAACAGCCATCATCCCCATCTTGTCCGTAGCCTTATCTGTAGACCCTCCCATATGGGGTGTAACGATCACGTTGGACAAAGCGAATAGCGGATGATCCGCGGGAGGCGGCTCCACATCGAAGACATCTACGGCGGCGCCGCTCAGCTGCCCAGATTTGAGTGCTTCCACCAAGGCCTCTGTGTCCACCACAGATGCCCTGGAAGTATTTATCAAGTAACTGCCCCGTTTCATGATCGAAAAGGCACGGCGGCCGATGAGTCTATTCGTATTGACCCCTCCCGGCAAATGAAGTGAAATTACATCGCTCGTCGCCATGAGTTCATCCAAGGAAAGGAGGTTTGTGTTTAAACTCTCAGCTTCATAAGAGCGATCTGTGATGTCGAAGGCGACAACTTTCATGTCGAATGCGAGGGCGCGTTTGGCCACAGCCTGACCGATGCGCCCAAAACCCACTATGCCAAGTTGTCTCCCAGAAAGTTCGACCCCCAATATGTTAGGAAATTCTCCCATCCTGGTCTTCTGGTCGGCCTCGGTGATCTTCCTCAATAGAGCGATCATCAAACCAAGGGCGAGCTCCGCCACCGCCTCCACATTTGCTCCCGGCGTTATTGTCACCGCAATACCACGTCTCCTTGCGGCATCGACATCTACACGGTCGTAGCCGACGCCAAAGCGCGCTATAACCTTGAGCTTAGGTGCTGCGTCGAGCACTCGCTCGGTAATCCGCTCGTTGCCCAAAATAACGGCGTCTGCATCACCTATTAACTGGACGAGTTCTTCCTCCGATAAGACCCTTCCTTCAAATGGATTAGGCAGAATTGTCAGGCCCGCTTTAACAAGGCACTCCATGGGTTCAGGAGAATATCTTCCGAACATCTTTGACGTTATAAGCACGTTAGACACCGAGCATTCCTCCAGATGATTTTTAGATTTCTTCCCGTGCATCGCCCGAAATCTCTTTGGGGAGCTTACGAGACTGCAGCCATGTAAATAAAGCCACGACCACCGATAACAGCAGGAAGGCCAGCGCTATGGGCCGCTGTACCAAAATGGTCCAGCTACCGCCAGAAAGTATCAAAGAACGACGCAACGACGCCTCCGCCATAGGGCCAAGAATAAGGGCTAAAAGCAATGGCGTGACTGAAAACCCCAACATCGGGAGAATGTAACCGATTACTCCGAATATCAGCATCAATAAAACGTCAAACAGGCTGTTGTTCACAGCATATGCCCCAACTATGGAAAAGACGCCGATGGCCGGCAAAAGATAGTAGCGCGGTACCCCGACAGCCAGAGAAAATATGCGGATAAAATATCTGCCGAGGAGCAACATGATAATATTCACAGCCAGAAACCCTATCATCACAACATAAACATATTCCCCATGCCGCTCGAAAAGTAGGGGGCCCGGAGTTAGTCCTTGGATCATCAAGGCGCCCAAAAGCACGGCGGTCACCGAGTCACCGGGTATGCCAAGCGTCATTAGAGGGATAAGAGCTCCACCGCACACGGCGTTATTCCCCGATTCAGAGGCAGCCACTCCATCGAGTTCGCCGGTCCCAAAGCGCTCCGGGTGCTTAGAGCTACGCCTTGCCTCTGTGTAACTCAAAAAAGACGCTATCGCGGCACCAGTGCCAGGAATAGCACCGATGCCCGTTCCTATCAGGCCACTCTTTATAATTGTCTTAGCATGATTCAAGAGCAATTTTAGATCAAAACGCGATCGCTTCACGGCCTCCGCACTGATATGCAACTCTTGTTGCACCTGCTGTAATATCTCGCCTATTGCGAAGAGTCCTATCAACACAGGTACAAGAGGAATCCCGGCGGTCAAGGCATCAATGCCAAAGGTAAAGCGAGGAAGTGCCTCGAGAGGATCAAGACCGATGGCGGAGACTATAAGGCCGAGGGCTGCTACCATGAGACCTTTCACCAGATTTTTGCTCGCCACTCCAGCTACGCACGCCGTCAGACCGAAAACAGCCAGAGCGAAGGTCTCAGGAGGGCCGAAGCGCAGGGCAAAGGCAGCGATAACTGGAGCCACAACCAAAAGTATGGAACCGCTGATCACGCCGCCTATGACCGAAGCCCACAGGGCCATAGAAAGAGCTTCATATGCCTTACCCTGGCGCGCCAGAGGATAACCGTCCAAGACTGTGGCAGCAGAGGCCGGCGTCCCAGGCACTCCTACCAGTATGGCCGATATGGAACCTCCATAGATTCCACCCGCATATACCCCTAATAAAAACAACATGCCAGTGTCCGCGGACATTTTGAATGTGAAGGGAAGCATCACCGCAACTGCCATGGTGGCAGTTAGACCTGGCAAAGCTCCCACCACCATCCCTAAGGACACGCCCAATGCCATCAGGGTGAGGTTTTGAAATTGAAAGATTGCACCCACAGAATGGGCTATGTATTCAAATTCTAACATTTACGCCACCTCACTATCATACATAGGGCTAAGGAAGCACCACGCCCAAAACCCATCTGAACGAATAAGTCACGCTGAGGTCGAGGATCGAGGCAAAAAGGGCTATCTGCCACCACTTTCTGGCCCCCAAAAAGAAGGCTCCAATTACGAGGAACAAAAATGTGCTCAGCTCGAAGCCAATGATGCCCATTAACAAGTAATACAGAAAGAAGTTAACGAGCATAAACAGAAAGCGACGCAAGTTTAAAAATAGTGCCGTAGGCCTAAGGTTTTCGCCTTCGCGCAGTTTCTTCAACCACAAAAACGAGCTCTTGATCAAAAGTATTAAACTGAAGATCCCAAGGGCGATAGTCATGGTGTAAGGGAAATATTCCGGTCCCATGCCGCTCGCCATTGGACTTTCCATCACTTGGCTTGGAATTAAAAACCACAGTAAAACACTCAGCACTAAAGCAATAGAAGCATTTATGACATCTGTCTTAGGGTTCATCAATGATCCTCCTTAAAACAGGCAGGCCGTTTTGGCCTACCTGCATCGCTTTTGATCAAAGAGAGCTTGTAGTCCCCTTAAACAAAAGTCCCATATTCTGCTTTGCAACCCCAGATCTCTACCCCCACCTGAGTTGCTGCGACCGGGAGCGATAGTTGCTTCGAATTAACCAATTTAGCATTATCTGCATCAGCGCCTCTTTTCGGTCTGCGTAGCGCGGATCGTCCCACAGGTTGTTGAGCTCCTTGGGGTCGTTTTTCAAATCGAACAGTTGCCCGAAGGGTTCATCCAAGAAGTGAACCAACTTCCAATCTTTGGTCCTGACCATCGTCATAAATTCCGTTTCCTGTAAAATTGCGTCGCGGCTATGTTCGGCGAAAACACACTTATGCCCTTCGGTATTTCTGCCTTCCAAAGCCGGTACGAGGGACTCGGCCTCCATATTTGCAGGAATCTGAAGGCCTGCTAATTGCAAGATGGTTGCTCCTATATCTATTTGGCTATAGAGATTATCCAAACGCTGCCCTCCATCGAAACGCCCCGGAGACCAGATGATCGTCGGAACCTTAAGTATTTCGTCGTACATGGTCCACTTTTGTATATGACCATGATCTCCCAAACAATCCCCATGATCTGAAGTAAAAATCACCACCGCATTTTCCAAATAACCCTTTGCCTCAAGAGCTTGTAAGATCTCACCGATCTTCTCATCAATCATCGTCACATTGGCCAAAT
Proteins encoded in this window:
- a CDS encoding YeiH family protein, which translates into the protein MTLKSYIPGVALLLVISVVSTFLAEMLPNYIGRVFIAVLLGIIINNMFNLNSKIFGPGVKLGLNKFLKIAIILLGAEVSFAELLKIGGKGLIVVISVIVLAFILTFLLGDVFKVSLRKKLLIAVGLSICGNTAIVTTAPLIDAEEEEIVMAVGIVTLFGVLAVFVFPLVGFALHMADLHFGAWVGTGVYDTSQVVAAGFAYSEESGRIATIIKLTRNVMMVPVIFSVGYFYRRNRKTAGEKVRVVDVFPTFILGFLLVSLINSIGLLTPAASSYLVAAAKFLIVLALSGIGLSVKIADLKKLGWTPFVLGFSIASLIAISSYFMNYYIWS
- a CDS encoding chromate transporter; protein product: MQLLQLLFSFFKVGLFGFGGGYAILPLIQREIVSLHNWLTMDQFIDIVAISQVTPGPVAINAATFVGYKVAGLVGSLIATTGVVLPPVIVILILTRLFLKYRDLALVKAMFNGIRPVVVSLILAATVMIVPSSITDVAGVLIAVVTFLLIKRFKLDPILSIALAAMVGILIYR
- a CDS encoding chromate transporter gives rise to the protein MPTSKLQADALQVTPLKLFKIFLPIGAFTFGGGYAMIPLIRRAIVEKWQWMEEGEFIDAIAIAQSAPGPMAINMAAITGYKLADFSGAASSVIAAALPSFVSIIIIASIFLGVQNNPIVRAAMSGMRPAIVALMAEAAFEAGKTAISDKVAVILAAAAFTGLTIAHIHPIVVILLAGIAGFFIRPAKEEKEERNKAEN
- a CDS encoding NAD(P)-dependent oxidoreductase, which codes for MSNVLITSKMFGRYSPEPMECLVKAGLTILPNPFEGRVLSEEELVQLIGDADAVILGNERITERVLDAAPKLKVIARFGVGYDRVDVDAARRRGIAVTITPGANVEAVAELALGLMIALLRKITEADQKTRMGEFPNILGVELSGRQLGIVGFGRIGQAVAKRALAFDMKVVAFDITDRSYEAESLNTNLLSLDELMATSDVISLHLPGGVNTNRLIGRRAFSIMKRGSYLINTSRASVVDTEALVEALKSGQLSGAAVDVFDVEPPPADHPLFALSNVIVTPHMGGSTDKATDKMGMMAVQNVISVLKSGLPLNPV
- a CDS encoding tripartite tricarboxylate transporter permease; translated protein: MLEFEYIAHSVGAIFQFQNLTLMALGVSLGMVVGALPGLTATMAVAVMLPFTFKMSADTGMLFLLGVYAGGIYGGSISAILVGVPGTPASAATVLDGYPLARQGKAYEALSMALWASVIGGVISGSILLVVAPVIAAFALRFGPPETFALAVFGLTACVAGVASKNLVKGLMVAALGLIVSAIGLDPLEALPRFTFGIDALTAGIPLVPVLIGLFAIGEILQQVQQELHISAEAVKRSRFDLKLLLNHAKTIIKSGLIGTGIGAIPGTGAAIASFLSYTEARRSSKHPERFGTGELDGVAASESGNNAVCGGALIPLMTLGIPGDSVTAVLLGALMIQGLTPGPLLFERHGEYVYVVMIGFLAVNIIMLLLGRYFIRIFSLAVGVPRYYLLPAIGVFSIVGAYAVNNSLFDVLLMLIFGVIGYILPMLGFSVTPLLLALILGPMAEASLRRSLILSGGSWTILVQRPIALAFLLLSVVVALFTWLQSRKLPKEISGDAREEI
- a CDS encoding tripartite tricarboxylate transporter TctB family protein is translated as MNPKTDVINASIALVLSVLLWFLIPSQVMESPMASGMGPEYFPYTMTIALGIFSLILLIKSSFLWLKKLREGENLRPTALFLNLRRFLFMLVNFFLYYLLMGIIGFELSTFLFLVIGAFFLGARKWWQIALFASILDLSVTYSFRWVLGVVLP